Proteins encoded by one window of Bacteroidota bacterium:
- a CDS encoding GLPGLI family protein, with amino-acid sequence MHKLKTYIVIVVLIALCQESHAQIRHGKIVYERKTNLYKKLKSDDAKDWLKESDKIKIDVFELYFNDSITLFKQQESDLREYYAWATIKNMVYQNNNTGERLTIKKIWNEEFVLKDSLVRRDWKITDSKRNICGYNCRKAIWQANDSTRIYAWYCTEIELSIGPENFIGLPGAILGLATEDGGVIYFAKSVDQTNPSPENLQLKKTKAKVYKTNELKAKLEKEFGKDRWGKEMIENNFGLW; translated from the coding sequence ATGCATAAATTAAAAACATATATAGTTATAGTTGTACTGATAGCTTTGTGCCAGGAGTCGCATGCACAAATACGGCATGGCAAAATTGTGTATGAACGAAAAACTAATCTATACAAAAAACTAAAAAGCGATGATGCCAAAGACTGGCTAAAAGAAAGTGACAAAATTAAAATCGATGTTTTTGAACTTTATTTTAATGACAGTATCACCTTGTTTAAACAACAGGAAAGCGACCTTCGTGAGTATTACGCCTGGGCTACCATCAAGAATATGGTTTACCAAAACAATAATACCGGGGAGCGGCTTACGATAAAAAAAATCTGGAACGAAGAGTTTGTTTTGAAGGATTCGCTCGTAAGGCGTGACTGGAAAATAACAGATAGCAAACGAAACATATGCGGCTACAATTGCCGAAAGGCTATTTGGCAGGCTAATGACAGCACCCGCATTTATGCCTGGTATTGCACTGAAATAGAATTGAGCATTGGCCCAGAAAATTTTATTGGACTACCGGGAGCCATACTTGGTCTTGCCACTGAGGATGGTGGTGTTATCTATTTTGCAAAAAGTGTAGATCAGACAAACCCTTCTCCTGAAAACTTGCAGTTAAAAAAGACCAAAGCAAAAGTTTATAAAACCAATGAACTAAAGGCTAAGCTGGAAAAGGAATTTGGTAAAGACCGTTGGGGTAAAGAAATGATAGAAAACAATTTCGGACTTTGGTAA
- a CDS encoding enoyl-CoA hydratase/isomerase family protein: MSSIISEIKTGIGIIKLNRPEVLNSFNKEMAMMLQQTLDQFAADNAVRVIYITGNGRAFCAGQDLAEAIATDGPELKSIVKDHYNPIIEKIRTIEKPIVCAVNGVAAGAGANIALACDIVFASSEASFIQAFSKIGLIPDSGGTYTLPRLIGLQRATALMMLGDKVSAAEAQSMGMIYKVCEAEIMEETAMKCAGLLATMPTRGLGLTKRALNASLSNTLTQQLNVEEQLQTIAGQTHDYNEGVQAFLEKRKPVFKGE; encoded by the coding sequence ATGAGTAGTATAATTAGTGAGATAAAAACAGGGATAGGAATAATAAAACTAAACAGGCCCGAAGTATTAAATAGCTTTAACAAGGAGATGGCTATGATGCTTCAACAAACGTTGGATCAATTTGCAGCTGACAATGCGGTTCGTGTAATTTATATAACCGGCAATGGCCGCGCATTTTGCGCAGGGCAGGATTTGGCAGAAGCCATTGCAACCGATGGGCCTGAATTAAAAAGTATTGTAAAGGATCATTATAATCCGATTATTGAAAAAATACGCACCATCGAAAAACCGATAGTTTGTGCCGTAAATGGTGTAGCGGCAGGCGCAGGTGCCAATATTGCACTGGCTTGCGATATTGTTTTTGCTTCAAGCGAAGCAAGCTTTATACAAGCGTTTAGCAAGATTGGTTTAATACCAGATAGTGGAGGCACCTACACACTGCCACGATTGATAGGCCTGCAACGCGCTACTGCATTAATGATGCTGGGCGATAAAGTGAGCGCTGCCGAAGCACAAAGCATGGGCATGATATATAAAGTTTGCGAAGCAGAAATAATGGAAGAAACAGCTATGAAATGTGCCGGCTTATTAGCAACCATGCCCACCAGGGGACTTGGACTAACCAAACGTGCATTGAATGCTTCGCTGTCAAATACACTGACACAACAATTAAATGTAGAAGAACAATTGCAAACCATTGCAGGCCAAACACA
- a CDS encoding T9SS type A sorting domain-containing protein — MKKVFVIVLTLLSTLPGLHAQPVPLRNDITITKLMKAPPLVTRMAYREMDSSFYLCDVPGNIYKVTFITPDSATYTLMFTSAHHGITYMQGLQFHDSTIYVSGNNHTDSAYTQGLVVRGVLGANGNTQWQVVASGWYETASAFDHYFSGMILNQAGDTIIWCSGARGDHGEEQSRNGQFPGLRNTPHTSRMLAIPANGVKIAIPNDSIGIQYSGFIYCEGVRNTYALAYNASGHLLGCDNSGDRDDDDELNWIRKGLHYGFPYVMGSNPNPQQYPGFNPATDLLINHASSAFLNGFFYNDSTFPQAPLINFQLPCKNNGPDAALYRDSTTGAIVNGALNGTGTSSFTAHRSPLGLVFDKDSLLGSDMKGNGFVLSWTRGDTALAGFSQLLAPFNDHSEDLLMLDMQLNLAGDNYEMNAYRIAENFITPIDAALRDSSLYVIEFDGGNAGSFYRIRLPYTQVSLAEGAPPEELIAYPNPAQDYVVITGFAPTNKNFTVQFYDISGKEILIPITKHFNHIQVPLRLVPNGMYVCKLICENKVFRTKLMVQH, encoded by the coding sequence ATGAAAAAAGTATTTGTAATTGTATTGACTTTGCTTTCCACCTTGCCGGGGTTACATGCGCAGCCTGTACCTTTACGAAATGATATAACCATAACCAAACTGATGAAAGCTCCCCCTTTGGTTACACGCATGGCTTACCGCGAAATGGACTCGAGTTTTTATTTATGCGATGTGCCAGGCAATATATATAAAGTTACTTTTATCACTCCGGATAGCGCTACGTATACACTCATGTTTACATCAGCACATCATGGAATTACGTACATGCAAGGCTTACAGTTTCATGATAGCACAATCTACGTTTCGGGCAATAACCACACAGATTCGGCCTATACACAAGGGTTGGTGGTTAGGGGGGTGTTAGGTGCTAATGGAAACACGCAATGGCAGGTGGTGGCATCAGGCTGGTATGAAACTGCATCGGCTTTTGATCATTACTTTTCAGGAATGATTTTGAATCAGGCGGGCGACACTATTATCTGGTGTAGTGGTGCTCGTGGCGATCATGGCGAAGAGCAATCGCGCAACGGACAGTTTCCCGGATTACGAAATACTCCGCATACCTCGCGAATGCTGGCCATTCCGGCTAATGGTGTCAAAATAGCCATACCTAATGATAGCATAGGGATACAGTACAGTGGATTTATTTATTGCGAAGGCGTACGTAATACGTATGCGCTTGCCTATAATGCAAGCGGGCATTTGCTGGGTTGCGACAATAGTGGCGATCGCGATGATGATGACGAACTCAACTGGATACGCAAGGGACTGCACTATGGTTTTCCTTATGTAATGGGCAGTAACCCTAATCCGCAACAATATCCGGGTTTCAATCCTGCAACCGACTTATTGATTAATCACGCTTCGTCTGCTTTTTTAAATGGCTTTTTTTATAATGACAGCACATTCCCTCAGGCGCCACTTATAAATTTTCAACTACCTTGTAAGAACAATGGACCCGATGCTGCTTTGTACCGCGATAGCACCACAGGTGCAATCGTAAATGGCGCACTCAATGGTACTGGCACATCTAGTTTTACAGCACACCGGTCGCCACTGGGGCTGGTCTTCGACAAGGATAGCCTGCTGGGTAGCGATATGAAAGGCAACGGTTTTGTATTGAGTTGGACAAGAGGTGATACTGCATTGGCGGGCTTCAGTCAATTACTGGCTCCCTTTAATGATCATAGCGAAGATCTATTGATGCTTGATATGCAATTGAATCTGGCCGGTGATAATTATGAAATGAATGCTTACCGCATAGCCGAAAATTTCATTACGCCTATTGATGCGGCATTGCGCGACAGCAGCTTGTATGTTATTGAATTTGACGGGGGCAATGCAGGCTCGTTCTATCGTATTCGTTTGCCTTATACGCAGGTGTCGCTTGCCGAAGGTGCACCACCCGAAGAATTGATTGCTTATCCAAATCCCGCTCAAGACTATGTAGTAATAACAGGATTTGCACCAACTAACAAAAATTTTACAGTACAGTTTTATGATATTTCAGGAAAGGAAATTTTAATTCCAATTACAAAACATTTTAATCACATACAGGTACCGTTACGGCTTGTGCCAAATGGAATGTATGTATGTAAATTAATTTGCGAAAACAAAGTGTTTCGCACAAAGTTGATGGTGCAACATTAA
- the truB gene encoding tRNA pseudouridine(55) synthase TruB produces the protein MSPHFTLEQLFNGSTLNINKPLRWTSFDAVNCIKLTANKLKLRNAEGQIRKLKIGHAGTLDPLATGVLVLCTGSCTKQIESIQAQLKEYTGTFFIGATTPCYDLEKEPDTFFQTDLISAELIHAVSKNFVGKIMQAPPVFSAVKVDGKRAYHLARAGQEVAIAEKEVTIYAFEITNITMPVVSFRVVCSKGTYIRSLANDFGKALQSGAYLSSLCRTKVGDYHLELSVTIEEVIARMHQLHQEQSQ, from the coding sequence ATGTCACCACACTTTACGCTCGAGCAGTTATTTAACGGCAGTACACTAAACATAAATAAACCGTTACGATGGACCTCCTTTGATGCGGTAAATTGCATTAAACTTACTGCCAACAAACTCAAGCTTCGCAATGCCGAAGGACAAATAAGAAAACTAAAAATAGGGCACGCAGGTACACTGGATCCATTGGCAACAGGCGTTTTAGTATTGTGCACTGGCAGCTGCACCAAGCAGATAGAAAGTATACAGGCACAGTTAAAAGAATATACAGGCACCTTTTTTATTGGTGCTACCACTCCCTGCTATGACCTTGAAAAGGAGCCCGATACTTTTTTTCAAACCGATCTTATATCTGCCGAGCTGATACATGCAGTTTCAAAAAATTTTGTTGGAAAAATTATGCAGGCACCCCCGGTTTTTTCGGCAGTAAAAGTAGATGGTAAGCGTGCGTATCACCTGGCACGTGCAGGGCAGGAGGTTGCCATTGCCGAAAAAGAAGTGACCATCTATGCATTTGAAATTACCAACATTACCATGCCTGTTGTTTCATTTAGGGTAGTATGCAGCAAAGGGACGTATATACGCTCACTGGCAAATGATTTTGGAAAAGCACTGCAGTCAGGGGCTTACCTAAGTTCGCTTTGCCGCACAAAAGTAGGCGACTATCACCTTGAGTTGTCAGTGACAATAGAAGAAGTGATAGCGCGAATGCACCAACTCCACCAAGAGCAAAGCCAATAA
- a CDS encoding T9SS type A sorting domain-containing protein, with the protein MRKIFYALIACCLLTLNSYSQCTPDNNITVPGIYPDTLTNLPPAYFNQPYATTLQAKVLTDTNTSQGYATITNIVINSVTGMPPGVNYQCYNNNCTFPGGSNRCIQVSGTPTAQGTYPITVNITINAKLFGVLPTSQQSSVVGYKIVVNPAHNVDFIGTPTIVCAGGTVNFGESSNYPSTSRTWTFTGGNPATSTDQFPVVTYATPGSYAVSLTSTSVGGTDTETKSSFINVNALPTGFIKYNSNDSACAGDTVKLMANSAGATSYQWYKGVNIINGAMSQTYNAVTTGTYKVMVTGPNGCAKTLAPKKATIVPLPAAVITPAGPTTFCQGQSVLLNANTGTGLTYRWKKNANFITNATASAYTANKAGTYRVEVKNSFGCKKLSSGVQVTINCRESSSIEVPISGIQLMPNPANDLVTITFTATSHNVNLVLTDITGRVLVSKEVEVAQGQINQLDLPLTEFNSGVYFVAVLDGKKQMTAKLIVK; encoded by the coding sequence ATGAGAAAAATTTTCTACGCGTTAATCGCATGCTGTTTGTTAACCTTAAATAGTTACAGTCAGTGCACTCCGGACAATAATATTACGGTACCGGGCATTTATCCCGATACTCTTACCAATTTGCCACCGGCATATTTTAACCAACCCTATGCTACTACCTTACAGGCAAAGGTTCTTACTGATACCAATACCTCGCAGGGTTATGCTACCATAACCAATATTGTAATAAACAGTGTTACCGGTATGCCACCGGGTGTAAATTATCAATGCTACAACAACAACTGTACTTTTCCGGGGGGCAGCAATCGATGTATACAGGTAAGTGGCACACCTACGGCACAAGGAACGTATCCTATCACCGTTAATATTACCATTAATGCAAAGCTGTTTGGAGTATTACCAACATCGCAGCAATCAAGCGTAGTAGGTTATAAAATTGTGGTTAACCCTGCTCACAATGTAGATTTTATTGGTACGCCAACTATTGTTTGTGCGGGAGGTACAGTAAATTTTGGCGAGTCAAGCAACTATCCATCAACCAGCCGTACGTGGACATTTACAGGAGGAAACCCGGCTACTTCTACCGATCAATTTCCGGTAGTAACTTATGCCACACCGGGAAGCTATGCGGTTTCTCTTACATCAACCAGTGTGGGAGGTACTGATACAGAAACCAAGTCATCGTTTATTAATGTGAATGCCTTGCCTACCGGATTTATCAAGTATAATAGCAATGATAGTGCATGTGCAGGAGATACCGTAAAACTTATGGCTAACAGTGCCGGGGCCACCAGCTATCAGTGGTACAAAGGAGTAAACATAATTAATGGCGCTATGTCACAAACCTACAATGCCGTTACAACCGGCACGTATAAGGTAATGGTAACAGGTCCCAATGGTTGCGCAAAAACACTCGCACCCAAAAAGGCAACGATAGTGCCGCTGCCTGCAGCTGTTATAACCCCGGCAGGTCCTACAACATTTTGCCAGGGTCAAAGCGTGTTGCTAAATGCTAATACCGGAACAGGCCTAACTTATCGCTGGAAAAAAAATGCAAACTTTATTACCAATGCCACTGCTTCGGCCTACACTGCTAATAAAGCAGGCACCTACCGTGTAGAGGTTAAAAATAGTTTTGGTTGCAAAAAACTCTCTTCCGGAGTACAGGTTACTATTAATTGTCGTGAGTCTTCGTCTATCGAAGTTCCAATATCGGGAATTCAACTAATGCCAAACCCGGCCAACGATTTGGTCACCATAACATTTACTGCAACTAGCCATAATGTAAACCTTGTGCTCACCGATATTACAGGTCGTGTGCTTGTAAGCAAAGAGGTAGAGGTGGCTCAAGGGCAGATAAATCAATTGGACTTGCCCTTAACAGAATTTAATTCGGGTGTATATTTTGTTGCAGTTTTAGATGGCAAAAAACAAATGACAGCTAAACTGATAGTAAAATAG
- a CDS encoding TonB-dependent receptor, which yields MQSQTLTIRGTVSDTASGKPLKNAVVLASRLADSVLVAYGRTNEYGLFSISNLPVDTYQVIIEHTLFGDQLFFVLGNLKQLEIDFGKIAMPPKTLSLKEITVFGNSEAIFYKGDTLVYTADSFKVKANANVEDLLKKLPGIRVEKDGKIYSQGKAVDQVLVDGDEFFGSDPTIATRNLNASGIENVQVYEKKAESVDAPNETLQVMNLTLKEEAKKGHFGKAIAGSNGSNFHEGQALINKFNSNTKISGFLIGSNTPSNNVDWEDAYKYGIEDAMGEMTMMDDGDGYMYSRTMDNDGLPRVLKGGAYYSDKINTKAKINLSYSYSQNSVEKRTETSTQNFLEDSTFFSENASQQKQSGESNAFNFGMTYKIDTLTEFEIKNKIRISNYENTSSDETDFNTGVQKFLRSNDIFSKTNGENFASNHLCKFSRNFKKKFRSLNFNYNFNTTNGFSDGQLLSSNIATVTTGNEDADQEKIRNSKNTFQGAQLSYTEPLTPKFKSEIGYEWSRDKSNQNRETYDYNVLENSYNLFNGLLSNNFENLRFSNRLFTRFIYETKKIRASAGARGQHVNAKNVNLIDGSVLRQEVNQILPSAAVRIRTQDNANFSFRYSTSSRLPDINQIQPVNDNSNPNNIRIGNPELLPTFKHKADITYNFWKAISGNNLWSSINITNTANDFTNEITYDSQGRTYTRTVNVNGNYSADANVYYTKSFLSKKLSIAPDISANYSRFKNFIGGRENITLDRGISSGVEMSAELENFEASVSYNYSYSKPSSSLNNASNRPFGTDRISGSFSLEIPKLLTIEAEAEYVKNNQRAQGFNTEFTLLNARILFPVMKDKKMQLSVEGYDLLNQNINISRDITNNTITDTKTNVINRFYMIKLMYKFNSKNANEDDEGW from the coding sequence GTGCAATCACAGACGCTCACCATTCGTGGAACGGTATCAGATACCGCATCAGGCAAGCCACTGAAGAATGCCGTAGTACTTGCATCGCGCCTTGCCGACTCGGTACTCGTGGCTTATGGGCGCACCAACGAATATGGTCTTTTTTCCATTTCCAATTTGCCGGTTGATACCTACCAGGTGATTATTGAACATACTTTGTTTGGCGATCAACTATTTTTTGTGTTAGGCAATTTGAAGCAACTTGAAATTGATTTTGGAAAAATTGCCATGCCACCAAAAACACTATCTCTCAAGGAAATTACTGTATTTGGCAACAGCGAAGCTATTTTTTATAAAGGCGATACCTTGGTTTACACGGCTGACTCATTTAAAGTAAAAGCCAATGCCAATGTGGAAGACTTACTAAAAAAATTACCCGGCATACGTGTTGAGAAGGATGGAAAAATATATTCACAAGGCAAAGCCGTTGATCAGGTGTTAGTTGATGGTGATGAATTTTTTGGCAGCGATCCTACCATTGCTACACGCAACCTCAATGCCAGTGGCATTGAGAATGTGCAGGTATATGAAAAGAAAGCAGAATCGGTAGATGCCCCCAACGAAACCTTACAGGTAATGAATCTTACGTTAAAAGAGGAAGCCAAGAAAGGTCATTTTGGTAAGGCAATTGCAGGTAGTAACGGCAGCAATTTTCACGAAGGCCAGGCTTTGATTAATAAATTTAATTCGAACACCAAGATTTCAGGATTTTTAATTGGTAGCAATACCCCATCAAACAATGTAGATTGGGAAGATGCCTATAAATATGGAATTGAAGATGCTATGGGCGAAATGACCATGATGGATGATGGCGATGGCTACATGTACTCGCGCACTATGGATAATGATGGCCTGCCGCGTGTATTGAAAGGAGGCGCCTATTACTCAGATAAAATAAACACGAAAGCAAAAATTAATCTGAGCTACTCTTATAGCCAAAACTCAGTAGAAAAAAGAACCGAAACCAGCACACAAAATTTTTTAGAAGACTCCACTTTTTTTTCTGAAAATGCTTCGCAGCAAAAACAAAGTGGCGAAAGCAATGCGTTCAATTTTGGGATGACCTATAAGATTGACACCTTAACTGAATTTGAAATAAAAAACAAGATAAGGATTAGCAACTATGAAAATACCTCGAGCGATGAAACTGACTTTAATACTGGCGTACAAAAATTTTTGCGCAGTAACGATATTTTTTCCAAAACCAACGGTGAAAACTTTGCGTCAAACCACCTGTGTAAATTTTCCAGAAATTTTAAAAAGAAGTTCAGGTCATTAAATTTTAATTACAACTTCAACACGACTAATGGCTTTAGCGATGGGCAATTACTATCATCCAATATAGCCACCGTTACAACCGGCAATGAAGATGCTGATCAGGAAAAAATCAGAAATTCAAAAAATACCTTTCAGGGTGCCCAACTGAGCTATACAGAGCCCCTCACCCCTAAATTCAAAAGTGAGATTGGCTACGAATGGAGTCGCGATAAAAGCAATCAGAATCGCGAGACGTATGATTATAATGTTTTAGAAAATAGCTATAACCTGTTTAACGGATTGCTAAGCAATAATTTTGAAAACCTACGGTTTAGTAACCGACTTTTCACCAGATTCATTTACGAAACTAAAAAAATAAGAGCATCCGCAGGCGCTCGGGGTCAACATGTGAATGCAAAAAATGTTAACCTGATAGATGGCTCGGTGCTCAGGCAAGAAGTAAACCAGATACTACCAAGTGCCGCTGTGCGAATACGCACTCAGGACAATGCCAATTTCTCTTTTCGTTATAGCACAAGTTCCCGATTGCCCGATATAAATCAAATACAGCCGGTAAATGATAATAGCAATCCAAATAATATTCGGATTGGCAATCCCGAATTGTTACCCACCTTTAAACACAAAGCAGATATCACTTATAACTTTTGGAAAGCCATATCTGGAAATAATCTATGGTCGAGTATCAATATTACAAACACCGCCAATGATTTTACCAATGAAATAACCTACGATAGTCAGGGAAGAACATATACACGCACCGTTAATGTAAATGGCAATTACTCGGCAGATGCAAACGTATATTACACCAAATCTTTTTTGTCGAAAAAACTGAGTATCGCCCCAGATATATCGGCCAATTATAGCCGGTTTAAGAATTTTATTGGCGGGCGCGAAAACATTACCCTTGACCGCGGCATAAGCAGCGGTGTAGAGATGAGTGCCGAACTCGAAAACTTTGAAGCCTCGGTGAGTTATAATTATAGTTATAGCAAACCATCTTCTTCGCTCAACAATGCCAGCAACAGGCCCTTCGGTACCGACCGCATTTCGGGAAGCTTTAGTTTAGAAATACCCAAGCTATTGACTATTGAAGCAGAAGCTGAGTATGTAAAAAATAATCAGCGGGCGCAAGGTTTTAATACGGAATTCACCTTGCTCAATGCCCGTATTCTTTTTCCAGTAATGAAGGATAAAAAAATGCAGCTAAGTGTTGAAGGCTATGACTTGCTTAATCAAAACATCAATATCTCACGCGACATTACAAACAATACCATTACCGATACCAAAACCAATGTGATTAACCGGTTTTACATGATAAAACTGATGTATAAGTTTAATAGTAAGAATGCAAATGAAGACGATGAGGGTTGGTAA
- a CDS encoding FKBP-type peptidyl-prolyl cis-trans isomerase yields MNKIKSLIIGAAMLGAGISKSQTMELKTKADTLSYAIGVSIAGNLQQSKLDKDLDIDKLAAGMKDFFANKELKMDMNSCNSFIQNLMQERQAVADAEKQAKAGENLAKGKAFLEENKKRKGVVALPSGLQYEVITEGKGPKPGAADKVKTHYHGTLMDGTVFDSSVQRGQPIEFPVNGVIKGWTEALQLMGTGSKWKLFIPADLAYGEQGAGGSIGANETLIFEVELLEVIK; encoded by the coding sequence ATGAATAAAATTAAATCATTAATTATCGGTGCAGCCATGCTTGGTGCAGGCATCTCAAAATCTCAAACAATGGAATTAAAAACCAAAGCAGACACGCTAAGTTATGCAATAGGAGTGTCTATTGCAGGCAACCTGCAACAAAGCAAACTAGACAAGGATCTTGATATTGACAAACTTGCAGCGGGTATGAAAGACTTTTTTGCCAACAAAGAACTAAAGATGGACATGAACTCTTGTAACTCATTTATTCAAAATCTTATGCAAGAGCGTCAGGCAGTAGCAGATGCCGAAAAACAAGCAAAGGCTGGCGAGAACCTTGCAAAGGGCAAAGCATTTTTAGAAGAAAACAAAAAACGCAAAGGAGTTGTAGCATTACCAAGCGGATTGCAATACGAAGTAATTACTGAAGGAAAAGGGCCAAAGCCGGGTGCAGCAGATAAGGTAAAAACACATTACCATGGAACATTAATGGATGGAACGGTTTTCGATAGCTCGGTACAACGTGGGCAACCAATAGAGTTTCCTGTAAATGGTGTAATTAAAGGATGGACCGAAGCGCTTCAGTTAATGGGTACTGGTAGTAAGTGGAAGTTATTTATTCCGGCCGATTTGGCCTATGGTGAGCAAGGTGCTGGCGGCTCTATTGGAGCTAACGAAACACTAATTTTTGAAGTAGAATTGCTTGAAGTAATTAAGTAA
- a CDS encoding DUF3098 domain-containing protein, protein MALVPNKKQEAPKSPSKPNDTGKVDFAFGRENYMLMLIGIAVIILGFILMAGGNPDDPTAFSPEIFSTRRITIAPIVVILGFGIEVAAIIYKSKE, encoded by the coding sequence ATGGCATTAGTACCTAATAAAAAACAAGAAGCCCCAAAAAGCCCCTCCAAACCTAACGATACCGGCAAAGTTGATTTTGCTTTTGGACGCGAAAATTATATGCTTATGCTTATTGGCATAGCCGTAATAATTTTAGGATTTATATTAATGGCAGGTGGCAACCCCGATGACCCTACCGCTTTTAGTCCCGAAATTTTTAGTACGCGTAGGATTACCATTGCTCCCATAGTAGTTATTCTTGGCTTTGGTATTGAGGTTGCAGCTATTATTTATAAATCCAAAGAGTAA
- a CDS encoding undecaprenyl-diphosphate phosphatase yields MTYLQAIIIAIVEGLTEFLPISSTGHMIIAEAFLKIEDKEFAKLFTVCIQFGAILSVVVLYWKRFFKSFDFYFKLIAGFIPAVIVGLLLKKHIDALLENVTVVAIALLLGGIILLFIDKIFQDNIREKIINYKDAFVIGVFQCISMIPGVSRSAATIIGGMTMGLTRAQAAEFSFFLAVPTMFAATIKELYDYYEKGIVISSDQINLLLVGNAVAFIVALIAIKGFISFLKRKGFKHFGYYRIIVGASLLILIYVFRYDLHMAG; encoded by the coding sequence ATGACTTATTTACAAGCTATTATCATTGCCATTGTAGAAGGGCTGACTGAGTTTTTACCTATTTCCAGCACCGGGCATATGATTATTGCCGAAGCATTCCTAAAGATTGAAGATAAGGAATTTGCCAAGCTGTTTACAGTATGCATTCAGTTTGGAGCCATTCTTAGTGTAGTGGTTTTGTATTGGAAGCGTTTTTTTAAATCGTTCGATTTTTATTTTAAGCTGATAGCAGGATTTATACCAGCGGTAATTGTTGGCTTGCTGTTAAAAAAACACATCGATGCCTTGCTCGAAAATGTAACTGTGGTTGCCATAGCCTTGCTTCTGGGCGGTATTATTTTGCTTTTTATAGATAAAATATTTCAGGATAACATTCGCGAAAAAATTATCAATTATAAAGACGCATTTGTAATTGGTGTTTTTCAATGTATAAGTATGATTCCCGGAGTATCGCGGTCGGCAGCCACTATTATAGGCGGCATGACTATGGGGTTGACGCGCGCACAGGCTGCCGAATTTTCTTTTTTTCTTGCCGTACCTACCATGTTCGCAGCAACGATAAAAGAATTGTATGATTATTACGAAAAGGGAATAGTCATTTCCTCTGACCAGATAAATTTGTTATTGGTGGGCAATGCTGTTGCGTTTATAGTTGCTCTTATAGCCATTAAGGGATTTATCAGTTTTCTCAAGCGTAAGGGCTTTAAACATTTTGGTTATTATCGCATTATAGTAGGCGCTTCATTACTGATATTGATATATGTGTTTCGCTATGATTTACATATGGCCGGATAA
- a CDS encoding N-acetyltransferase, whose amino-acid sequence MIVRPNNFLIREATQADLPGILAIFNDAIINTTAIYEYKTYTSTDILNWYQEKVKKAYPVLVYESGNMIAGFASYGQFRVRAAYKYSAEHSVYVHKDFRKQGVARKLLFELFRKAEANNIHTLIAGIDAENTVSIDFHKQLGFEQCGYIKEAAYKFGRWLDLVFMQLILKTPEHPTED is encoded by the coding sequence ATGATAGTGCGTCCTAATAACTTTTTAATTCGCGAAGCAACCCAAGCCGACTTACCCGGCATTCTTGCAATTTTTAACGATGCAATCATCAACACCACTGCTATTTACGAATACAAAACATATACTAGTACCGATATACTGAACTGGTACCAGGAAAAAGTAAAAAAAGCTTATCCGGTGCTGGTGTATGAATCGGGTAACATGATAGCAGGATTTGCAAGCTATGGTCAGTTTAGGGTGCGTGCGGCATATAAGTATTCGGCCGAGCATTCGGTATATGTACATAAGGACTTCAGAAAACAGGGTGTTGCGCGTAAGTTGCTTTTCGAATTATTTCGAAAAGCGGAAGCAAATAACATTCATACGTTAATTGCCGGCATAGATGCAGAAAATACCGTGAGCATTGACTTTCACAAGCAGCTTGGTTTTGAGCAATGTGGTTATATAAAAGAAGCGGCTTATAAATTTGGGCGATGGCTTGATCTTGTTTTTATGCAGTTGATATTAAAAACACCTGAACACCCAACCGAAGATTAA